The following proteins come from a genomic window of Manduca sexta isolate Smith_Timp_Sample1 chromosome 6, JHU_Msex_v1.0, whole genome shotgun sequence:
- the LOC115440504 gene encoding nischarin — MSSFIKHRDDSVVSVDDTSTKDNVTYYKITVKVGPIHWYVLHRYSDFVELHDKLVSDHGVAKELLPPKKVIRNKTPKFVEQRREALNEYLKNVFNYLKLTMPPEFAHFLDFHVYDIFFLLRDMAKTLYLEGDKLLQNEKSHNFTPLELHAISERFKVECPPLEKQDQMYDFSHILDYCSQLRSMNLEGSYRNLGTSNLIPNELTFDFVPFKSLVDLKILGVPMKCIQGVGGLRDTLVSLSVLTASVVSLNEFLLVDILHKDPSSIADTVKWKKLSVINYANNFIENVDWAIKLVPNLQHLSLPSNRLSELCDISCLHELRVLNLSMNRFQTCDNWHTKIGNIVKIDLSQNKVTSLSGFSRLYSLESLDLSCNKICDVEEVQHICKLPCLEYLWLTANPVASTIDYRVKVIEQFNARMSEICLDNEKASEKELDTARVLQALRTVKEGKTPTFLENNHTSHSFNRS, encoded by the exons ATGTCATCGTTCATAAAACACAGGGATGATAGTGTAGTGAGTGTGGACGACACATCTACGAAGGATAATGTAACGTACTACAAAATAACAGTTAAAGTGGGGCCTATCCATTGGTACGTGTTACATCGGTACAGTGATTTTGTGGAGCTGCACGATAAGCTAGTCAGTGACCATGGCGTGGCGAAAGAGCTTCTGCCGCCGAAGAAAGTTATTCGTAACAAAACACCAAAATTCGTGGAACAAAGGCGCGAGGCACTGAATGAATATTTGAAGAACGTGTTTAACTACTTGAAGCTGACGATGCCGCCCGAGTTCGCTCACTTCCTCGACTTCCACgtctatgatatattttttttactgcgcGACATGGCCAAGACACTGTACTTGGAAGGCGATAAATTGTTGCAGAACGAGAAGTCCCACAATTTCACACCACTCGAG TTGCATGCGATAAGTGAACGGTTTAAAGTGGAGTGTCCACCATTAGAGAAACAAGATCAGATGTACGACTTCAGCCACATACTGGACTATTGTTCACAACTACGATCAATGAATCTGGAAGGAAGTTACCGGAACCTCGGTACCAGCAATTTGATACCAAATGAGCTGACGTTTGACTTTGTGCCGTTCAAGTCATTGGTGGACTTGAAGATACTTGGAGTCCCCATGAAGTGTATACAGGGTGTTG GTGGACTCCGCGACACTCTAGTCAGCCTATCAGTGTTGACAGCTAGTGTCGTGTCTCTCAACGAGTTCTTACTAGTGGATATCCTGCATAAAGACCCCTCCAGTATAGCGGACACTGTG AAATGGAAGAAACTATCGGTAATCAACTACGCGAACAATTTCATAGAAAACGTGGACTGGGCTATAAAGTTAGTGCCGAACTTACAACACCTCAGCCTACCCTCGAACAGGCTCAGCGAGTTGTGCGACATCTCGTGCCTCCACGAGCTCCGGGTTCTAAACCTGTCGATGAACAGGTTCCAAACGTGCGACAATTGGCATACCAAAATCGGTAACATTGTCAAaatcgatctatctcaaaacaAAGTGACGTCACTCAGTGGGTTCTCTAGGCTATATTCTTTGGAAAGCCTAGATTTGAGTTGTAATAAAATCTGTGATGTTGAAGAGGTACAGCATATATGTAAGTTGCCGTGTCTTGAATATCTATGGTTGACTGCAAATCCTGTAGCGTCGACCATAGATTATAGAGTGAAGGTCATAGAGCAGTTCAATGCGAGGATGTCAGAGATATGTCTGGACAACGAGAAGGCGTCAGAGAAAGAGTTGGATACAGCGAGAGTGTTGCAAGCTCTCAGGACTGTGAAGGAAGGTAAAACTCCAACTTTTTTAGAGAATAATCATACGAGCCACAGCTTTAATAGGAGTTGa
- the LOC115440502 gene encoding protein FAM160B1 translates to MLSRFSDVLQTAADVLAPPATRLEDFEYHWKMILNFYQNYEDSNKVHIEETRIPHHFHQMLQLLVDEEKEQQGGTVGPCLEAVVQRSICMLDAMTAIAAADRPPGARALALTTATAMLRRTRQPCVNNAHVYKPLQRMLIQCNESPASPTEKEEVELLLTLCGLVRKEPGLANIFTTPFVEDKATLLSIPEDIQKLIPIKAKVQTPKKNPLFEVELPTNPLTSVSIVRSNGDSNATVGSSDDNASCRSQKTVYDDNDKFLLIDLLLSYLNSADNQVVLRACEGIMIVSSLPEEDIANLVTNCSPACEIIVEKLAAKFKCVPANVDPNDVEHLNITWAYVAQDYGDKFYNKFHGYRELTSFFSWLDYCDTLLKECHPAIAAHLSRTFRQNFLEATAETGVTDLHHAVVVTSILSKCLKMVDSPDLINEFSNWLVGEGEVSEWPLLLTLINNCLTDNHDLTLETLRFFENILEKGTEHSINRLVLSRVSSRGYFAPQAPENDVSERDRLNDLPLWRERERNREAMMQLKHEDQVNGQIHEILNQEGVDDTADAASAIHRVINSFLLLLPRAILSDPVGADYEHYIHDATRHYQFWLDLTSTYNWPTKANWIDNTASSTHSYDSRPEADIHLDDVFDTHPNTSDIDKYDKSRFTQKLVYRSGDFTPQATEDEFDVGPFLRMLFRLLAAMPSQPYQVNLHLTSIISKLALLPHPNLHEFLLNPMLPTAKKTQTLYKTLQELARKLTMEIPRLRNYKRLIEGTRLQLMCEDPSYDEIGEHNQLVESLIVLEEFCKELAAIAFVKWQHAFNVMRAYGCNY, encoded by the exons ATGCTAAGCCGATTCTCTGATGTTCTCCAGACCGCTGCGGACGTT CTGGCGCCTCCAGCTACAAGGCTGGAGGACTTTGAGTACCATTGGAAGATGATACTGAACTTCTATCAGAACTATGAGGACAGTAACAAGGTGCACATTGAAGAAACAAGGATACCGCACCACTTTCACCAAATGTTGCAA CTTCTAGTAGATGAGGAGAAGGAGCAACAAGGCGGTACAGTGGGACCATGTCTAGAAGCAGTGGTGCAGCGTTCTATATGCATGCTGGATGCGATGACGGCGATCGCGGCTGCGGACCGGCCGCCCGGCGCCAGGGCGCTGGCCCTCACCACCGCCACCGCCATGCTGCGACGGACCAGGCAGCCGTGCGTCAATAATGCGCACGTCTATAAACCACTGCAG cGCATGCTAATCCAATGCAACGAAAGTCCAGCGTCACCAACAGAGAAAGAAGAAGTGGAATTATTGCTAACATTATGCGGGCTCGTACGCAAGGAGCCAGGCCTTGCCAACATTTTCACCACACCATTCGTAGAAGACAAAGCCACATTACTGAGCATACCTGAAGATATACAAAAACTCATCCCGATAAAAGCTAAAGTGCAAACTCCGAAAAAGAATCCGTTGTTCGAAGTCGAGTTGCCGACTAATCCGTTGACTAGTGTGTCGATAGTTCGGTCGAATGGTGACAGTAATGCGACAGTGGGCAGTTCTGATGATAATGCATCCTGTAGGAGCCAGAAGACGGTGTACGACGACAATGATAAGTTTCTGCTGATCGATTTGTTGCTGTCGTATTTGAATAGTGCT GACAACCAAGTAGTACTCCGCGCGTGCGAGGGTATAATGATAGTGTCTTCATTACCCGAGGAAGATATAGCCAACCTGGTCACCAACTGCAGTCCAGCATGCGAGATCATAGTCGAGAAGTTAGCTGCCAAGTTCAAATGCGTGCCAGCGAACGTGGACCCCAATGATGTGGAACACCTCAACATTACCTGGGC ATATGTGGCACAAGACTACGGCGACAAATTCTACAACAAATTCCACGGGTACAGAGAACTGACTAGCTTCTTCTCCTGGCTGGACTACTGTGATACTTTATTGAAG GAATGCCACCCAGCGATAGCGGCGCATTTATCCCGCACGTTCCGTCAGAACTTTCTGGAAGCCACCGCGGAGACTGGAGTGACGGACTTGCACCACGCCGTGGTGGTCACCTCTATACTCAGCAAGTGCTTGAAGATGGTCGACTCACCAGATCTTATCAATG AGTTCTCTAACTGGTTGGTGGGTGAGGGTGAGGTCTCCGAGTGGCCTCTGCTGCTTACCCTCATCAACAACTGCCTCACGGACAACCACGACCTCACGCTCGAAACGCTGAGGTTCTTTGAG aatatattagaGAAAGGCACGGAGCACAGCATCAACCGGCTAGTGTTGTCGCGCGTCTCTTCTCGCGGGTATTTCGCCCCGCAAGCGCCCGAAAATGATGTGAGCGAGCGGGACAGACTCAATGACCTGCCGCTGTGGCGAGAAAGGGAGAGAAATAG GGAAGCGATGATGCAGCTCAAACACGAGGACCAAGTGAACGGTCAGATCCACGAGATCCTCAACCAGGAAGGCGTGGACGACACCGCCGACGCCGCCAGCGCCATACACCGCGTCATCAACAG CTTCCTGTTGTTGCTGCCGCGCGCGATCCTCTCAGATCCTGTGGGAGCCGACTACGAACATTACATACACGACGCTACCAGGCACTACCAG TTTTGGCTCGACCTAACGTCGACTTATAACTGGCCGACGAAAGCGAATTGGATCGACAACACTGCGAGCTCCACTCACAGCTACGATAGCCGACCCGAAGCTGATATTCACTTGGACGACGTTTTCGACACCCATCCCAACACTAGCGATATCGATAAATACGATAAATCGAGATTCACGCAAAAATTGGTCTATCGAAGTGGAGACTTCACCCCACAAGCAACAGAAGACGAATTCGATGTTGGACCGTTTTTGAGAATGCTCTTCAGATTGTTAGCTGCGATGCCTTCACAGCCTTACCAAGTGAATTTGCATTTGACGTCTATTATTTCAAAGTTGGCATTACTGCCGCATCCGAATTTACATGAGTTTCTATTGAACCCAATGCTGCCAACCGCGAAGAAAACGCAAACGTTGTACAAAACATTGCAGGAGTTAGCGAGGAAGTTGACCATGGAGATACCGCGTTTGAGGAATTATAAGAGGTTGATAGAGGGAACGCGATTGCAGCTTATGTGCGAGGATCCAAGTTATGATGAAAT CGGCGAACACAACCAACTAGTAGAGAGTCTCATCGTGTTAGAAGAGTTCTGCAAGGAGCTGGCAGCGATCGCCTTCGTGAAATGGCAACACGCGTTCAACGTGATGCGAGCGTACGGGTGCAACTATTGA